tcacagcaggatccacactggagagaagccctacagctgtgacctctgtggtaaaacctttgtccatgcttccagtttcaGAGTTCACAGCAGAGTCCATACCATAGAGAAGCCCtacacagtgtttcctctatgttgatgGATCGCCACGGCAGAAattctgggttagggttagctaaccctgacaaccattcatttgaatcaggggTGTTGGTCGACAGGACATGGAGGGAAAGCTGTGTCAGACTGGGTAGCATCTTGGTGAACACTGGCTGACACTTTTCTGTTCTGAAGCAATTTGATTCAAGCATTGGAATTTTCCATCTTTTGTTGTTCTGTTTGTGTTGGTTAAAATAGTCAGGTGATGCAGTGATTAGAGCTCTAACATGTGGGTTGAAACTCTCATCAGAACCTGGTGAGTTCTGATGTAGAGGGTTACTGTGTCTCTCACCAAGTGATCACTTGCTATTGTTTTCCAGACTAGACTGAATATATTTCAGACAATACTGACTGAATATGTTGAATCTGTAAATGTTTACTCTATATTGAAGTACTATTAGCTTTGTTGGTAAATCTAAAGCCTTTTGTAAAACTGATTTGAAAACTGATATACAAATAAAGTTGTCTGAGATACCTTCTCTGTCTTGGTTGTTTTGTGACAGGTTACCTAAAGTACCCTTACCTAAACTAACCCTAAAGTACCCTTACCTAAACTAACCCTAAAGTACCCTTACCTAAACCAACCCTAAAGTACCCTTACCTAAACTAACCCTAAAGTACCCTTACCTAAACTAACCCTAAAGTACCCTTACCTAAACTAACCCTAAAGTACCCTTACCTAAACTAACCCTAAAGTACCCTTACCTAAACTAACCCTAAAGTACCCTTACCTAAACTAACCCTAAATTGGGGGAAGTTTGTTTCCAAACTTGACCAGGGACTGGGGTTGCAAATTAGCCTATTGGCTAAAAACCTTTTATGCAACACATCTACAACATTATCTATGTATGTAATAATGTATGCTGCATTGTCCctgacaaataaacaaataaataacaaaaactACTTGTGAGCATGAGACAAAAGTTAAGTGGCAAAAAGACAtcactgtaaaatgtatttcactaCAATTTTTGACATGTTTACAGAAGTAGGTTATTCTCAGCATAAAACGTCATTTGTGCCCATGAATGTGTAATATTTGTCTTAAATGATGTTGCTGATGACAGGTCCAATGCACACCACTCTCCCACCAGACCCttggggcgccgccaggaattttagGCCCCATGACATGATCTAATTGGGCCCCCTCTGCACAGCTATTGTCACCACATCTCTTGGACCTAACTGTCACATCAAAAGCTTTACATTACTCTGATTAAAGGCATCCAACTGTCTTGCTTCTTGTGGTTCAATACGAGTACTAGCACAATATTTACTGCTGGTGATATGTACATTGAAGTCTGCATGTgtacatcatcattatcatctgcCCTCACAAAagcctccctgtccctgtcagtCAAATCTGCTGGCCACAAACCTGCATCAACATCCTTTTTATGACTTCTGTCTTCTTCCACCATGCAtctctcatcctcatcatcactgTAACTTTCTTTCCCTTCTTCCTGTGCTTCCACACTTCTTCCTCCTTCTAGCTCTACCTGAGAGGGtagagctaaccctaaccctgtgcttCCACACTTCTTCCTCCTTCTAGCTCTACCTGAGAGGGCCCTGGCTCTGTAGGATGTACACAAAGCAggtgatatatatatacaaatatgcCACATAACAATAAATGCTTCTAACACTACAGAAAATTGACCCAAATTACCTACAGTTCTGTATCACCACCATTTAATTACATCAGATCCGATATAttcttttggtgtgtgtgtgtgtgcaagcttcTCAAATAAATTGCCCTTCATGATGGGAATAATAAAGTCTGTATCTATAGATGCCATTTAACAGACATAATTCAATCTAAATTAACGTATCAAACTGGATTATTTTAATTTTGTCTGTAATTTACATGCAGGCTGAGGTAAGATACTCATTGTTTTCAACTGTCCAGCATCCAGTACAGACAGTAGgttgtttaaaaaataataatactgaTTTGAGTGTATGATACTGATCATAATGATCATTATGTGAGAAAATAGTTAGTTTGAATTTCTGTCATTAATAAATATTTCAGTTCCTTTTTTGTTATGGTAAAAAAagcatgagagacagagaaatccCCACAGACTCCATTGAATGATGCTAACTGGCATGTTGTTAACACAATGTAGCTCACCTTCTTcactgggacagggaggggtacagttatggggagagggaggggtacagttatggggagagggaggggtacagttatggggagagggaggggtgcagttatggggagagggaggggtacagttatggggagagggaggggtacagttatggggagagggaggggtacagttatggggacagggaggggtgcagttatggggagagtgaggggtacagttatggggagagggaggggtgcagttatggggagagggaggggtacagttatggggagagggaggggtacagttatggggagagggaggggtacagttatggggacagggaggggtgcagttatggggagagggaggggtacagttatggggagagggaggggtgcagttatggggagagggaggggtacagttatggggagagggaggggtacagctatggggagagggaggggtacagttatggggagagggaggggtacagttatggggagagggaggggtacagttatggagagagggaggggtacagttatggggagagggaggggtacagttatggggagagagaggggtacagttatggggagagggaggggtacagttatggggagagggaggggtacagttatggggagagagaggggtacagttatggggagagagaggggtacagttatggggaaagagaggggtacagttatggggagagggaggggtacagttatggggagagagaggggtacagttatggggagagggaggggtacagttatggggagagagaggggtacagttatggggagagagaggggtacagttatggggagagggaggggtacagttatggggagagggaggggtacagttatggggagagagaggggtacagttatggggagagggaggggtacagttatggggagagagaggggtacagttatggggagagagaggggtacagttatggggagagagaggggtacagttatggggagagagaggggtacagttatggggaaagggaggggtacagttatggggagagagaggggtacagttatggggagagagaggggtacagttatggggagagggaggggtacagttatggggaaagggaggggtacagttatggggagagagaggggtacagttatggggagagagaggggtacagttatggggagagggaggggtacagttatggggagagggaggggtacagttatggggagagagaggggtacagttatggggaaagggaggggtacagttatggggagagagaggggtacagttatggggagagggaggggtacagttatggggagagggaggggtacagttatggggagagggaggggtacagttatggggagagagaggggtacagttatggggaaagagaggggtacagttatggggagagagaggggtacagttatggggagagggaggggtacagttatggggagagaggaggggtacagttatggggagagggaggggtacagttatggggagagggaggggtacagttatggggagagagaggggtacagttatggggagagagaggggtacagttatggggagagggaggggtacagttatggggagagggaggggtacagttatggggagagggaggggtacagttatggggagagagaggggtacagttatggggagagagaggggtacagttatggagagagggaggggtacagttatggggagagagaggggtacagttatggggagagagaggggtacagttatggggagagagaggggtacagttatggggagagagaggggtacagttatggggagagagaggggtacagttatggggagagagaggggtgcagttatggggaaagggaggggtacagttatggggagagggaggggtacagttatggggagagggaggggtacagttatggggagagagaggggtacagttatggggagagagaggggtacagttatggagagagggaggggtacagttatggggagagagaggggtacagttatggggagagagaggggtacagttatggggagagagaggggtacagttatggggagagagaggggtacagttatggggagagagaggggtacagttatggggagagagaggggtacagttatggggagagagaggggtacagttatggggagagagaggggtacagttatggggagagggaggggtacagttatggggagagagaggggtacagttatggggagagggaggggtacagttatggggagagggaggggtacagttatggggagagagaggggtacagttatggggagagagaggggtacagttatggggagagagaggggtacagttatggggagagggaggggtacagttatggggaaagggaggggtacagttatggggagagggaggggtacagttatggggagagagaggggtacagttatggggagagagaggggtacagttatggggagagagaggggtacagttatggggagagggagggggtacagttatggggagagagaggggtacagttatggggagagagaggggtacagttatggggagagagaggggtacagttatggggagagagaggggtacagttatggggagagggaggggtacagttatggggagagagaggggtacagttatggggagagggaggggtacagttatggggagagagaggggtacagttatggggagagggaggggtacagttatggggagagagaggggtacagttatggggagagggaggggtacagttatggggagagtgGGGTGCTGCTGACTCACCTGTTCAGTCTGCTAAAAGGGGCAGGGAGTCGGGacaatgatttaatatgaatatcttgctaaACATTCCCCTGTTCTGATCAAATGTAGGCTAACACTAGTCTGTAACTAGCTTATCTCACTATGGACAAGCCAACATGTTAATACCACAGACACCATTCTTGGTGAAAAACTGGGTTACAGATTAAAAACCTCTCCtttgtctttcctctcttttttctctgaccTTTTTTGAAAACCTGATTTACGTCAACTAGGTGACATTGTGATGACTATTTCTGGCGACTAGTGCATCTAGTGCAGGGGTGCCCAATGCGTCGTCGATCGCAAAGCTTATGGTGGTAGATCGtgtccttttttttttgtcatttcatGTGCTCCATAGAGGTCTCCATTACCCTGTTTTGGCCTCAggttctgttttttttcttctttaaatTAAACTTGAAGTTAACTGAACATTACTTTCTTAGCCATATAGTCTCTATTTATGAACGTGTTTTGTGATAGATCATTTTTTATTGGTCATTTTAAAAGTAGATCACAAGCCAAAAAAGTGTGGGCAGACTGGGCACCCAATACTGGCTCCAACTAAACGCCGTCAGTGATCAGTGCGCTAAGGCAGGAACAAACCATTTAATGCCGATACATCCAGTGGTTGGTCAATATGGATGTTTACTTTTTGGTCACTGGGGATATTTAACTTTTATTGCCAAACACAAGTAAAAACAAAGAGATCTgtcaggggcccttagaatcgttCTAACTTTTCtcccctatacggcgcccctgggTGAGATAACCGCTCTTAGAAGGCCTacaatctgagcaccttcatccacaggGCTGGCAAAGAGGTGTGAATTAACCAATCGCTTTTGAAAACAGGTGAAGTGGTATTCATGATTCTTAACATGTTTATTAAATCAATATCTTCTTTTAAGATCAAACAAGTACATTCATGCTGGGTCATATTGTGAGAAACATTTGAACAGAGTGAAAACATTCTGTTTTCAAAAACGGACAGGGCAAAGGTGCTGCGAGAGCGAGAAGACACTTGATGGAACTGTCTGTTGTGATTCTGTTTTCCGCAAGTGCGAACTTTTTTGCAACACAGCTAAATACAGCAGTTAGCTTGCAACGGAGCATGCTAGGCGATAGAAGTTACCTTAGTAACGGAGCTGGGAAACCAATAAACTACGGTAATGGAGCTGAACTCTCACTGGAATTTGTGAGATTTATCGAAATAAGCCTTGATGTTCATTTACGTTGACATATTTTAAGTTTGAAGCACTGTTTCAAATGTTAGCCTACTACTGTACTACAGCTACTGTACCAGTAGCCTATCAAGGTTAGCCCTAGGCTAGCTTTACCGTAGTCTATAGTATTATGCGTTGCTATTGGCATCCAAATGTTTGTGCGTAGTGTTATTAAGCATGGTAGCATTTCTTCCATAGACAAGTTGGGGTTTTTAAGAATTGAGAGGCTATATCTTAGTACGTTGTGATGTACCAGGTAAATCTAATGTTATTTCATGTTATTCAGATACAGCGCGTTCGTCGGAAAGTTGTGTCTCACAAGGTACGTAGGCCATTCTTCCTGTTTTTTGAACTATTATTTTACTGTACACATGTGCAGCATGAAGTGCTATGCTTACAGCATGTTTGGTAAAGGCTAACGCACTACTGTACTGCAAGATAAATAGACTTCGTATTGAATCTAATGTTTAGGAAGCCTAAGTTAGCCTGAATTTAGCTAAGAGCCGCCTAGTAtggaaacaaatcagtcaaataATGTATTGAATTTTAAAGGGCAttaaatacttaatattgataTTTAAACAACACCGAAGTCACATGTGAATTTatgtcaatgtaaaaaaaaacggaATTTCCGAGCCTTTAATTTAGAGtagaatttttttatttttcatattaagtattcaatacccccccccccctctctctctctctctctctctctctctatgttgcTGATATGTTGATAAAGTTACAAAGGGATCCCTCATTCTCTGCTAAAAATCAGAAGACGTACATTAAGGTTTTCCTTGACACGTGTTTTGAGCTTTGCTTTAAGGTGGCATGAGACCAAATGTTATGAGTGAATAAGTGATATAAGCTAATTGCTCTTAGCGGTAAATTAGATATATTTTCTAAAGTGAACTACCTAGTTTTGTCAGTAAGAATATAAATGAAGTCAGTTTGTTACTGGGCATATGACTGTTGAAGGTATCTCCTCAGACCATGTGGTTGACAAGCCAGGGTCCTACACATCATACAGACACAATGTGTCTTGGTGTGACAGGCCTTTCACAGTATGAACTTTCTATGAAATACTGGTAATGCTAATTTAATTGACCTGTCATATAAAGATGCAGACACTGGACTTAACTGTGGGAGGCCCCGTTCTCAACTAAATACATCAACGATCAACAGAAATGGCTCCGCCTGCTCCAGTAGAGCTACTGTTCTGTACACAGCTACTGTTCTGTATGTAGCTACTGTTCTGTACACAGCTACTGTTCTGTATGTAGCTACTGTTCTGTACGTAGCTACTGTTCTGTACACAGCTACTGTTCTGTATGTAGCTACTGTTCTGTACGTAGCTACTGTTCTGTACACAGCTACTGTTCTGTATGTAGCTACTGTTCTGTACACAGCTACTGTTCTGTACACAGCTACTGTTCTCTACACACCCACTGTTCTGTATGTAGCTACTGTTCTGTACACAGCTTCTGTTCTGTACACAGCTACTGTTCTGTACACAGCTACTGTTCAGTACGTAGCTACTGTTCAGTACGTAGCTACTGTTCTGTACGTAGCTACTGTTCGGTACGTAGATACTGTTCTGTACGTAGCTACTGTTCGGTACGTAGCTACGGTTCTGTACGTAGCTACTGTTCGGTACGTAGCTACTGTTCTGTACGTAGCTACTGTTCGGTACGTAGCTGGCTAATCAAATGAGACAGGCAAAAAAAAAGGTCAACTTATCTGCGAGTGAAAACATGCAACGAATAAGTCTTTTTTCCAAACCAACTGGGTCCAAAACAAACTGCAATGATGAAGTGGAGGAACGTGTCAGAAGGAAGATGAGATCTGATCAGGTTAGTGAAGGAAGTCTTCCCCGCAGGACTGAAAAGTGACCTTCTCCCTAGGTAGCCTACTGTACTTAGATAGCCATgaaccaactgtcttactttgTCAAGGCCTACTTGCTGGACAGCATTTCAGTTGGCAGCTAGTCAAAACAAATTTCCAGCAAACTTATGTCAACCAGTTTTTCTGAAAAATGCATTTAAGCTTATTTAATTTTTTGGGGCAAAGTCTTTAATTTAGCATAAGATCATTTACGTACGGTATCCCTATTCCAACGCAGATTTGTTCAACTGAGCAGTGTTGAGTGATAACACGGTAGTTGAaacagcttgtttcaaaggggtttcTTTATAGATAAAATGCAGGCTACTTAACTTGCAGCAAGACCATAAAATGGGGGTGCTTTATTTTCAGTAGAGATGATGTGAATTTGATTTACAagcgtggccaaaagtattgggagcaacatacgttttgtgtttgcaaagcttgctgggccttggcctcaaatgactgctaacattattttagtaagtcatatcatcagcacaggggaaagtgtgaactagttctagtcAGGTTAAATCACtttatcattctgattggattttaagagctgattgactgctgtaaaagaggggactatttgcatatattaaAAATGTTCGCCCCCAAAAAagcttaaaaatatatataatgtgccttattgtattccagtattctatagaaacgtgAAAATAAAATCCTCGAATGCTGAActagcaaactttgcaaaacacaacatttgtcattgccaaaacttatggccacgactgtacatATTAAAAAGAAAACGATGTTGCGGgcagatgggacccagcagcaATTTGCAATCTGGGTTCTTTCCTGTGTGATTTTGGGGGCCAGAGTATGAATTATCCAGGTGGCCTAGATACCTCAGCGGTACCTCTGCGTAGAACAGTATTATTTGCATAGAATGCCAAAAAGCATTTTGGGGCCATTTGAGAAAAAGTCCCCTAACAGCCACACATGCGTTTGTGAAAAAATAATGACAGGAAACTAAAATCAAACAAATGATATGTTACATTAGTCACATTGGCTTACATAAATATTAAGTCACATTGGCTTACATAAATATTAAGTCACATTAGCTACATAAATATTGAAAAGAAAAATGGAACATTTCCTTTTCTGTCTATCCACCTTACCATCCGTTCTCTAGACACAAGTCTGTAAAAGAGGTGGGGTTAATTCTCCACACAAAAATGTGAATGCAATGTAGCAAGCTAACGAACAAAGAACTTAATGTTGCAAGACAAAAGTATAAACTCAGCTAGAGGCTGTAAAGATGGACAGTGAGTAGTTTGAGCTTGACGAGTACTTTCATCTCCGACAACCTCTGCAGTTTCCTTTTAGGAAACTTAGAGTggtgtatggaagcaaatcagtgacatcatgttttgaattgAATATTtcatattgaaatttaaacaccaccAAATTCTTAGCACCAAAATACTGTACTTCAAAAATCATACCTGAATTAGTtggttttgtaaaaaataaatacaaaaattaaaGGTTtgaaaattcaggttgctcataTTTGAAAAGTGAAATTCTGATTCCAAAATTATATTGAAAAGAAATTCCAGATTCAGCAATTCAAATAGAACTAACTTAAGGCTGCATACATAATAAACCTGAGAAACACTCTTCTCACCAGATGATCAACGTTATTATGCAGAGTAAacattacaacaacaaaaactattTCCTTTTTATGTGAAAGCTTGAGTTCGTATTAACTTGGAACTGTTTCTTCCAGATCTCCTATCAGCCAATCTTACTTGATCGTAAGcagactcaaccagagagactcaaccagagagactcaaccagagagactcaaccagagagactcaaccagaaagactcaaccagagagaccACAGAGAGACCACAGAGAGGATCAACCAGGGAGAAAGAAGCATCCAGAGACTAGACACCAGACCGGACCCAGAGAGAAACCAGAGTTATGAAGACACATCTCTGTGACAcctgtgggaagagcctttcctcatccagtagcCTCAAGCAGCACATGAtgacccacactggagagaagccccacagctgtgacctctgtggtcaaacCTATAGACATGCTGGGTCTTACAGACTTCACCGCAGGACccacactggggagaagccctacagctgtgacatctGTGGTCAATCCTTCTGCCAGGCTGCCAATTTAAGATCTCATAGTaagatccacacaggagagaagccctacagctgtgacctctgtgggaaaACCTTTAAAACTGGTAGCAATTGCAGAGCTCACCGCAGGATACATAccggggagaagccctacagctgtgagctctgtggtaaaacttttaCCATGAAGGGGGATTATagagttcacagcaggatccacaccggAGAAAAGCCCTTCAGCTGTGACATCTGTGGTAAAACATTCGGGCGGGCTGACCAGTTTAGAGTTCACCGCAGGaaacacactggagagaagccctacagctgtgactgctgtgataaaacctttagactTGCTACCGCTTTCAGCCTTCACCGCAGGaaacacactggagagaagccctacagctgtgactgctgtgataaaactttttttttcagttcACCGCTGGTGAACTGAAGCagcaccgcaggatccacactggagagaagccctacagctgtgacctgtgTGACTATTGCTGTACCACACAAGGCAATCTGAAAAACCACATGTATtttcacactggagagaaaccctacagctgtgacctctgtgataaaaacTTTAGCATGAAGGGGGATGTCAgagttcaccgcaggatccacaccggAGAGAAGCCCCACAGCTGTGACATCTGTGGGAAAACTTTTAACCGGGCTGGCAATCTTAGAactcaccgcaggatccacacaggagagaagccctacagctgcccACACTGTGACTATTCATGTCAAACAAATGGCAATCTGAAGAGTCACCTGCGGATCCATGATAAAAAACTA
Above is a window of Hypomesus transpacificus isolate Combined female chromosome 17, fHypTra1, whole genome shotgun sequence DNA encoding:
- the LOC124479653 gene encoding LOW QUALITY PROTEIN: zinc finger protein 2-like (The sequence of the model RefSeq protein was modified relative to this genomic sequence to represent the inferred CDS: deleted 2 bases in 1 codon), which gives rise to MKTHLCDTCGKSLSSSSSLKQHMMTHTGEKPHSCDLCGQTYRHAGSYRLHRRTHTGEKPYSCDICGQSFCQAANLRSHSKIHTGEKPYSCDLCGKTFKTGSNCRAHRRIHTGEKPYSCELCGKTFTMKGDYRVHSRIHTGEKPFSCDICGKTFGRADQFRVHRRKHTGEKPYSCDCCDKTFRLATAFSLHRRKHTGEKPYSCDCCDKTFFQFTAGELKQHRRIHTGEKPYSCDLCDYCCTTQGNLKNHMYFHTGEKPYSCDLCDKNFSMKGDVRVHRRIHTGEKPHSCDICGKTFNRAGNLRTHRRIHTGEKPYSCPHCDYSCQTNGNLKSHLRIHDKKLTKAVMSGAELSQQSPPERTSV